In Capsicum annuum cultivar UCD-10X-F1 unplaced genomic scaffold, UCD10Xv1.1 ctg23529, whole genome shotgun sequence, the following proteins share a genomic window:
- the LOC124890735 gene encoding uncharacterized protein LOC124890735 translates to MNDSSAREMNQRQPQRPCGCVRIFFQLFDRNHRFAKKLFPKKLLSPACLKQASKKFGGNEKKPKLRLIADENSGCFLNAKNNGMTDTRCESKREMKAPSLVARLMGLESMAAGSGSKPQKASASATWRNVADKLGA, encoded by the exons ATGAATGATAGCTCAGCTAGAGAAATGAATCAGAGACAACCTCAAAGGCCTTGTGGTTGTGTACGCATTTTCTTTCAGCTCTTTGATCGGAACCATAGATTTGCCAAGAAGCTGTTTCCAAAGAAACTGCTTTCACCAG CTTGCTTGAAACAAGCTTCAAAAAAGTTTGGAGGGAATGAGAAGAAGCCAAAGCTTCGTTTG ATTGCTGATGAGAACAGTGGGTGTTTTCTAAATGCAAAGAATAATGGAATGACCGATACACGTTGTGAAAGCAAGCGCGAAATGAAAGCTCCAAGTTTGGTTGCTAGGCTCATGGGTTTGGAATCGATGGCAGCAGGATCAGGCAGTAAGCCCCAAAAGGCTTCAGCTTCTGCAACTTGGAGAAATGTGGCAGACAAACTTGGTGCTTGA